From Mycolicibacterium nivoides, a single genomic window includes:
- a CDS encoding NAD(P)-dependent alcohol dehydrogenase — MSTVYAYAANSATEPLAKTTITRREVGPHDVAFDIHFAGICHSDIHTVKGEWGTPNYPVVAGHEIAGVVTAVGSEVTKYKVGDHVGVGCFVDSCRECDNCKAGLEQYCTGGGMIGTYNATGRDGTPTYGGYSGAIVVDENYVLRIPDSIPLDKAAPLLCAGVTLFSPLRHWDAGPGKKIAVIGLGGLGHMGVKLAHAMGAHVTVLSQSLKKMEDGLRLGADEYYATSDPDTFRKLAGSFDLILNTVSANLDLGAYLGLLKTDGTLVELGAPEKPLVVPFFPLGAYRRSLSGSMIGGIPETQEMLDFCAEHNVTPEIEVIQPDYINEAYERVLASDVRYRFVIDTASLRG, encoded by the coding sequence ATGAGCACTGTTTATGCCTATGCCGCCAATTCGGCGACCGAACCGCTGGCCAAGACCACCATCACCCGCCGTGAGGTAGGGCCCCATGACGTGGCCTTCGACATCCATTTCGCCGGCATCTGCCATTCCGACATCCACACCGTGAAGGGCGAGTGGGGCACCCCCAACTACCCCGTCGTGGCCGGTCATGAGATCGCCGGTGTCGTCACCGCGGTCGGCTCGGAGGTCACCAAGTACAAGGTCGGCGACCACGTCGGCGTCGGTTGTTTCGTCGATTCCTGTCGGGAGTGCGACAACTGCAAGGCCGGGCTGGAGCAGTACTGCACCGGCGGCGGCATGATCGGCACCTACAACGCGACGGGGCGCGACGGCACCCCGACCTACGGCGGCTACAGCGGCGCGATCGTCGTCGACGAGAACTACGTCCTGCGCATCCCCGACAGCATCCCGCTGGACAAGGCCGCTCCCCTGCTCTGCGCCGGCGTCACGCTGTTCTCGCCGCTGCGCCACTGGGACGCCGGTCCGGGCAAGAAGATCGCCGTGATCGGACTCGGCGGCCTGGGCCACATGGGCGTCAAGCTCGCGCACGCCATGGGTGCGCACGTCACCGTTCTGTCGCAGTCGCTGAAGAAGATGGAAGACGGCCTGCGGCTGGGCGCCGACGAGTACTACGCGACCAGCGACCCCGATACCTTCCGCAAGCTGGCCGGCAGCTTCGACCTCATCCTCAACACCGTGTCGGCCAATCTCGACCTCGGCGCCTACCTGGGCCTGCTCAAGACCGACGGCACGTTGGTGGAGCTGGGCGCGCCGGAGAAGCCGCTGGTGGTCCCGTTCTTCCCGCTGGGCGCCTACCGCCGCAGCCTGTCCGGTTCGATGATCGGCGGTATCCCGGAGACCCAGGAGATGCTCGACTTCTGCGCCGAGCACAACGTGACCCCGGAGATCGAGGTCATCCAGCCCGATTACATCAACGAGGCCTATGAGCGTGTACTGGCCAGCGATGTGCGGTACCGCTTCGTGATCGACACCGCCTCGCTGCGCGGCTAG
- a CDS encoding YciI family protein has product MFHVLTTTYVQPIDVVDQTRPAHIAWLEEEVAAGRIVLAGRLESATGAVLVTGDLSEEEVEDVIARDPYTLAGLIRCERTSFNGAFRAPGL; this is encoded by the coding sequence ATGTTCCACGTCCTCACCACCACTTACGTGCAACCCATCGACGTCGTCGACCAGACCCGCCCCGCCCACATCGCGTGGCTCGAGGAGGAAGTGGCCGCGGGCCGCATCGTGCTGGCCGGACGTCTGGAATCGGCGACCGGAGCGGTGCTCGTCACCGGGGACCTCAGCGAAGAGGAGGTCGAGGATGTCATCGCCCGCGATCCCTACACCCTGGCCGGGCTGATCCGATGTGAACGCACCTCCTTCAACGGGGCGTTCCGCGCGCCCGGGTTGTGA
- a CDS encoding flavin-containing monooxygenase codes for MTAAQPSPQGQQPIRTRALIIGSGFSGMGMAIELQRRGVDFLILEKADEFGGTWRDNTYPGCACDIPSHMYSFSFEPKADWSHMWSFQPEIQDYLLGVASKYGLRRYTRFNTHVDRAHWDDQELRWHVFSDSGQEFIAQFLVSGAGGLHIPQIPDIEGREEFTGAAFHSAEWDHSVDLTGKRVAVIGTGASAIQIVPEIVRDVAELHLYQRTPAWVMPRVNNKFPQWIRRTFSYVPGTRAAMRAAIYWIHEGVGFAMTQQPRLLKIGEAMGRYNINRSIKDPELRRKLTPSYRAGCKRILNSDTYYRGIANPKTQVITESITRMTPTGIVTADGVEHPADVVVFATGFHVTDSYTYVDIKGAGGEDLVDRWNREGMSAHRGIAVAGMPNLFFLLGPNTALGHNSVVFMIEQQIRYVGQAIAAVDKARAEALSPSPAAQAEFNAELQRDLADTVFNTGGCRSWYMDAHGVNRTLWSGMTWQYWLATRKLDPKEFDFIHEASDTKTLDAGVPAGA; via the coding sequence ATGACGGCTGCCCAACCCTCGCCGCAGGGTCAGCAACCAATCCGCACCCGCGCCCTGATCATCGGCAGCGGGTTCTCGGGGATGGGGATGGCGATCGAGCTGCAACGCCGCGGCGTCGATTTCCTCATCCTGGAGAAGGCCGACGAGTTCGGCGGGACATGGCGCGACAACACCTACCCGGGGTGTGCCTGCGACATCCCGTCGCACATGTACTCGTTTTCCTTCGAGCCGAAGGCCGACTGGAGCCACATGTGGTCATTCCAGCCCGAGATCCAGGACTACCTGCTGGGCGTGGCCTCCAAGTACGGGCTGCGCCGATACACCCGGTTCAACACCCATGTGGACCGCGCGCACTGGGACGACCAGGAGCTGCGCTGGCACGTGTTCAGCGACAGCGGCCAGGAATTCATCGCCCAGTTCCTGGTCTCTGGCGCAGGCGGCCTGCATATCCCGCAGATTCCCGACATCGAGGGACGCGAGGAATTCACCGGTGCGGCTTTCCATTCCGCGGAATGGGACCACAGCGTCGACCTCACCGGCAAGCGGGTCGCGGTGATCGGCACCGGTGCCAGCGCCATCCAGATCGTGCCCGAGATCGTCCGGGACGTCGCCGAGCTGCACCTCTACCAGCGCACCCCGGCATGGGTCATGCCGCGGGTGAACAACAAGTTCCCGCAATGGATTCGGCGCACGTTCAGCTATGTGCCCGGCACCCGCGCCGCGATGCGCGCCGCCATCTACTGGATCCACGAGGGCGTCGGCTTCGCCATGACGCAGCAGCCGCGGCTGCTCAAGATCGGCGAGGCGATGGGCCGCTACAACATCAACCGCAGCATCAAAGACCCCGAGCTGCGCCGCAAACTCACGCCGAGCTACCGCGCCGGGTGCAAGCGAATCCTCAACTCCGACACCTACTACCGCGGGATCGCCAACCCCAAGACCCAGGTGATCACCGAGTCGATCACCCGGATGACCCCCACCGGCATCGTGACCGCCGACGGCGTCGAGCACCCGGCCGACGTCGTGGTGTTCGCCACCGGCTTCCACGTCACCGACTCCTATACCTACGTCGACATCAAGGGTGCCGGCGGCGAGGACCTGGTGGACCGCTGGAACCGCGAGGGAATGTCCGCCCACCGCGGCATCGCGGTCGCGGGGATGCCCAATCTGTTCTTCCTGCTGGGGCCCAACACCGCACTGGGGCACAACTCGGTGGTGTTCATGATCGAGCAGCAGATCCGCTACGTGGGTCAGGCGATCGCTGCCGTCGACAAGGCCAGGGCCGAGGCGCTCTCACCCAGCCCTGCCGCCCAGGCGGAGTTCAACGCCGAGCTGCAACGCGATCTGGCCGACACGGTGTTCAACACCGGAGGTTGCCGGAGCTGGTACATGGACGCCCACGGCGTCAACCGCACCCTGTGGAGCGGCATGACCTGGCAGTACTGGCTGGCAACGCGCAAGCTGGACCCGAAAGAGTTCGATTTCATCCATGAGGCGAGCGACACGAAAACACTAGATGCTGGGGTCCCAGCAGGTGCTTAG
- a CDS encoding LLM class flavin-dependent oxidoreductase: MTRVIRFNAFDMNCVAHQSPGLWRHPEDQSWRYRDITYWTELAKLLERGRFDGLFIADVLGTYDVYGASDEAAIRQAAQIPVGDPMLLVSAMALVTENLGFGITTGTGFEHPYPFARRMSTLDHLTNGRVGWNVVTGYLPAAARNMGQTDQPAHDARYDHADEYLEVLYKLWEGSWEDDAVVRDAERGVFTDPAKVHHIGHAGTHFSVPGVHLAEPSLQRTPVIYQAGSSPRGVRFAAENAEAIFTAAPTKALLRETVSTIRAELELAGRDPYSAKIFNLTTIITGETDEEAHARHAEYLAYGDPEGALVFMSGWMGVDLARYGLDEPIGNVDSNAILSAVKAFQSASDKGGEWNVRDIAEWGEIGGMGPRIVGSGVHVADTLQEWVEETDVDGFNLAYAITPGSFAEFIEHVVPVLTERGAYQSTYAPGSLRNKLLGHGDRLADEHRGASYRVGGPNSTIIERPSTLPSSSASTAAQPARGR, translated from the coding sequence GTGACTCGTGTGATCCGCTTCAACGCCTTCGACATGAACTGCGTCGCCCATCAGTCGCCGGGCCTGTGGCGCCACCCAGAGGACCAGTCCTGGCGCTACAGGGACATCACCTACTGGACCGAACTCGCGAAGTTGTTGGAACGCGGCCGTTTTGACGGCTTGTTCATCGCCGACGTGCTGGGCACCTACGACGTGTACGGAGCCAGCGACGAGGCGGCGATCCGCCAGGCCGCGCAGATCCCGGTGGGCGACCCGATGCTGTTGGTGTCGGCGATGGCTCTCGTGACCGAGAACCTGGGGTTCGGGATCACCACCGGAACCGGATTCGAGCATCCTTATCCGTTCGCCCGGCGCATGTCGACCCTCGATCATCTGACCAACGGCCGGGTGGGCTGGAACGTCGTCACCGGGTATCTGCCTGCCGCAGCACGCAACATGGGCCAGACGGACCAGCCGGCACACGACGCACGCTACGACCATGCCGACGAGTACCTCGAGGTGCTCTACAAGCTTTGGGAAGGCTCCTGGGAAGACGACGCGGTGGTGCGTGACGCCGAGCGCGGGGTCTTCACCGACCCGGCCAAGGTGCACCACATCGGCCATGCCGGTACACATTTCAGCGTGCCGGGAGTACATCTGGCCGAGCCGTCGCTGCAGCGCACCCCGGTCATCTACCAGGCCGGTTCCTCACCGCGCGGGGTGCGATTCGCCGCCGAGAACGCCGAGGCGATCTTCACCGCGGCGCCCACCAAAGCTCTTCTACGCGAGACGGTTTCCACGATCCGGGCAGAACTCGAGTTGGCGGGCCGGGATCCTTACTCGGCCAAGATCTTCAACCTCACCACGATCATCACCGGCGAAACCGACGAAGAGGCCCACGCCAGGCATGCCGAATACCTGGCCTACGGCGATCCCGAGGGCGCGCTGGTGTTCATGTCCGGCTGGATGGGCGTGGACCTGGCCCGCTACGGCCTCGACGAGCCGATCGGCAATGTCGATTCCAACGCGATCCTGTCGGCGGTCAAGGCCTTTCAGTCCGCCTCGGACAAGGGCGGTGAGTGGAACGTGCGCGACATCGCCGAGTGGGGTGAGATCGGCGGCATGGGACCGCGCATCGTCGGGTCCGGCGTGCACGTCGCCGACACCCTGCAGGAGTGGGTCGAGGAGACCGACGTCGACGGTTTCAACCTGGCCTACGCGATCACGCCCGGATCCTTCGCGGAGTTCATCGAGCACGTCGTCCCGGTCCTCACCGAGCGCGGCGCCTACCAGTCGACGTACGCACCGGGCAGCCTGCGCAACAAGCTGCTGGGCCACGGAGACCGTCTCGCCGACGAGCACCGTGGCGCCAGTTACCGGGTGGGCGGGCCCAATTCGACGATCATCGAGCGTCCGTCGACGCTGCCGTCCTCTTCGGCGTCCACTGCTGCTCAGCCGGCGCGGGGCCGGTAG
- a CDS encoding DUF3349 domain-containing protein: MSTKSLLISVLNWLRAGYPEGVPGTDRVPLLALLRATPLTEEQVAEVVRNIAEAAAPADVDDPIERDEIAEFIAEVTDHDAGPENIARVAAKLAAAGWPLAGVELQSDAGQDSEAG; encoded by the coding sequence GTGTCAACAAAGTCGCTGCTGATCTCGGTCCTGAACTGGTTGCGTGCCGGTTACCCGGAAGGAGTGCCGGGAACCGATCGGGTGCCCCTGCTCGCGCTGTTGCGGGCCACGCCACTCACCGAGGAGCAGGTGGCCGAGGTCGTGCGCAATATCGCTGAGGCCGCCGCGCCCGCCGACGTTGACGATCCCATCGAACGCGACGAGATCGCGGAGTTCATCGCCGAAGTCACCGACCACGATGCGGGTCCGGAGAACATTGCACGGGTGGCGGCCAAACTGGCCGCCGCGGGTTGGCCGTTGGCCGGCGTCGAACTGCAGTCGGACGCGGGCCAGGACTCAGAGGCCGGATAA
- a CDS encoding ABC transporter ATP-binding protein, producing the protein MAEVTIDMTFPADLGADDPATDDSAIRAETVSLSPPQQVAAIDDLRVTFRRNGRDVHALRGVSLAIAPGEIVGLVGESGSGKTVLGFTMLGLLPKSAKIDGSVRVANSDMVNGGTKALRKVRRLDLGAVFQDPMTSLNPTMRIGKQVAEAAGSEQEALRLLTAVGIPEPKRRMRAYPHELSGGLRQRVMIAMAVAGDPELVIADEPTTALDVTVQAQVLRLLQRLRDEIGCSIVLITHDLGVAAQISDRIAVLYAGRIAEIGPAADVLARPAHPYTKGLLGSRLTLDTARDRKLAALPGAVPSPASPLPGCAFGPRCTAATGECSTSLPEPVVVAPQRVSACIRPMADIGGTVASSAVGELFPVKEPASDEQPPAVALANVAKTFAVSRRWLDRSADNHGKLHALRGVTMRVRQGESVALVGESGSGKSTLLRIIAGLETPTSGSVQVAGGQRPQMVFQDAGASLTPWLSVGELIAERLRATKMSAAQRRTAVAEVLERVGLPVEVAKARSGELSGGQRQRVSLARATVVPPSVLLCDEPTSALDVSLAASVLNLIGDLRRSLDMSVVFVTHDLSVARVVADRIAVMYLGRIVEIGPADRVIGDPAHPYTQALVDAIPDLGRESHVLPGEPASPLSPPDGCAFHPRCPIAVPACGGSELDVRLEGTPGNPHHVACIERRAV; encoded by the coding sequence ATGGCTGAGGTCACGATCGACATGACCTTCCCCGCGGATCTCGGCGCAGATGACCCCGCGACTGACGACTCGGCGATACGCGCTGAGACGGTGTCACTCTCACCGCCACAGCAGGTTGCCGCCATCGACGACCTGCGCGTCACCTTTCGCCGCAACGGCCGCGACGTCCACGCGTTGCGCGGAGTCTCTCTCGCCATCGCCCCGGGCGAGATAGTCGGCCTGGTCGGTGAATCCGGTTCCGGCAAAACGGTTCTTGGCTTCACGATGCTCGGCCTGCTGCCCAAGAGCGCCAAGATCGACGGTTCGGTCCGGGTGGCGAACTCCGACATGGTCAACGGCGGAACCAAGGCGCTGCGCAAGGTGCGCCGCCTCGACCTCGGAGCGGTGTTCCAGGATCCGATGACCTCGCTCAACCCGACGATGCGGATCGGCAAGCAGGTGGCGGAGGCGGCAGGCAGCGAGCAAGAGGCGCTGCGACTGCTCACCGCGGTCGGCATCCCGGAACCCAAGCGCCGGATGCGGGCGTACCCGCACGAACTCTCCGGCGGGTTGCGTCAGCGCGTGATGATTGCGATGGCGGTCGCGGGTGACCCCGAACTCGTCATCGCCGACGAACCGACCACCGCGCTCGACGTCACCGTTCAGGCCCAGGTGTTACGGCTGCTGCAGCGGTTGCGAGACGAGATCGGTTGCAGCATCGTGCTGATCACCCACGACCTGGGCGTTGCCGCGCAGATCTCGGACCGCATCGCGGTGCTCTACGCGGGGCGTATCGCCGAGATCGGCCCCGCCGCCGACGTGCTGGCCCGCCCCGCCCATCCCTACACCAAAGGACTCCTCGGCAGCCGGCTCACCCTGGACACCGCACGGGACCGGAAGCTCGCGGCGCTGCCCGGCGCGGTGCCCAGCCCGGCGTCACCTTTGCCCGGATGTGCCTTCGGGCCGCGGTGTACCGCGGCCACCGGAGAATGTTCGACGTCACTGCCGGAACCCGTTGTCGTTGCACCCCAACGGGTCAGCGCTTGTATCCGGCCGATGGCGGACATCGGCGGTACGGTGGCATCGTCGGCCGTCGGCGAGCTGTTCCCGGTCAAGGAGCCTGCCAGCGACGAGCAGCCACCTGCCGTGGCGCTGGCCAATGTCGCCAAGACATTCGCGGTGTCTCGGCGGTGGCTGGACCGTTCGGCCGACAATCACGGAAAGCTGCACGCGCTGCGCGGCGTGACCATGCGTGTGCGCCAGGGCGAATCCGTGGCACTGGTCGGGGAGAGCGGTTCGGGCAAGTCGACACTGTTGCGGATCATCGCCGGACTGGAGACTCCGACCTCGGGATCTGTTCAGGTGGCCGGCGGTCAACGCCCGCAGATGGTCTTCCAGGACGCGGGTGCCTCACTGACACCGTGGCTGTCCGTCGGTGAGCTGATCGCCGAGCGGTTGCGGGCCACAAAGATGTCGGCGGCTCAGCGCCGTACCGCCGTGGCGGAGGTACTCGAACGGGTCGGTCTGCCGGTCGAGGTGGCCAAAGCGCGCTCGGGAGAGCTGTCCGGCGGTCAGCGCCAACGGGTTTCGCTGGCGCGGGCCACCGTCGTGCCGCCGTCGGTGTTGCTGTGCGACGAGCCGACCAGCGCGCTCGACGTGTCACTGGCGGCGTCCGTCCTCAACCTGATCGGGGATCTGCGCCGCAGCCTGGACATGTCCGTCGTCTTCGTCACCCACGATCTGTCCGTCGCCCGGGTGGTGGCCGACCGGATTGCCGTGATGTACCTGGGTCGCATCGTCGAGATCGGACCCGCGGATCGTGTGATCGGCGACCCGGCCCATCCGTACACCCAGGCACTCGTCGATGCGATCCCCGACCTGGGCCGCGAATCACACGTGCTGCCCGGCGAACCGGCCAGCCCATTGTCCCCGCCGGATGGCTGCGCATTCCACCCCCGATGTCCGATCGCGGTACCGGCCTGCGGCGGTAGCGAACTCGACGTCCGGTTGGAGGGCACACCGGGCAACCCTCATCACGTTGCGTGCATCGAAAGGCGGGCGGTCTGA
- a CDS encoding alpha/beta hydrolase encodes MYQLIAQISLIHGWFPVVVQLIAALLLGTAVGWRSPRWRLRMLPALVAAAAVLAGVTYWYIDSIGVAGNAGPPALWVWIALTALAVGVALLGWLSARWWRRTASVAAIGVCGLACVLTLNMWVGYFPTVDAMWKQLTSSPLPGQTDRLTVTKMQLAHFRPTSGVLVPVTIDSTASGFTHRGELVYLPPAWFASNPPPRLPAVMMIGSQLNTPADWLRAGNVLGIIDGFAAAHDGNAPVFVFVDATGSFTNDTECVNGTRGNAADHLTKDVVPYLISNYGVRADRDGWGIAGWSMGGTCAVDLTLMHPDMFRSFVDIAGDLRPNTGDKTQTINRLFGGDTDAWAAYDPVTILRRHGPYSDVTAWFEVPVSQRGGTTHDPTANPESQDVAATTLCNAARTDAIACSVQTAPGRHDWAFAANAFGAALPWLAGQLNTPGVAATDLPPSTVGQQPTNVQAAPR; translated from the coding sequence ATGTACCAGCTCATTGCGCAGATCTCGCTGATACACGGCTGGTTCCCCGTCGTCGTGCAGCTGATCGCCGCGCTGCTGCTGGGAACCGCCGTGGGCTGGCGTTCGCCGCGCTGGCGCCTACGGATGTTGCCGGCGCTGGTGGCCGCGGCCGCGGTGCTGGCGGGCGTGACCTACTGGTACATCGATTCGATCGGGGTGGCCGGCAACGCCGGCCCGCCGGCGTTGTGGGTCTGGATCGCGCTGACCGCGCTGGCCGTCGGTGTGGCGCTTCTGGGGTGGCTGAGTGCCCGGTGGTGGCGGCGCACCGCGTCGGTGGCGGCGATCGGGGTGTGCGGGCTGGCTTGTGTACTGACACTCAACATGTGGGTCGGATATTTCCCGACCGTGGACGCCATGTGGAAGCAGCTCACGTCGAGTCCGCTGCCGGGGCAGACGGACCGGTTGACCGTGACGAAGATGCAGCTGGCCCACTTCCGGCCCACCAGCGGGGTCCTGGTCCCGGTGACCATCGATTCGACGGCGTCAGGCTTCACGCACCGCGGTGAACTCGTCTACCTACCGCCGGCCTGGTTCGCCAGCAACCCACCGCCGCGACTGCCGGCAGTGATGATGATCGGCTCGCAACTGAACACCCCGGCCGACTGGCTGCGGGCGGGCAACGTCCTGGGCATCATCGACGGATTCGCGGCCGCCCATGACGGCAATGCGCCGGTGTTCGTGTTCGTCGATGCCACCGGTTCGTTCACCAACGACACCGAGTGCGTCAACGGGACCCGGGGCAACGCCGCCGACCACCTCACCAAAGACGTTGTTCCGTATCTGATCTCGAACTACGGCGTGCGCGCCGACCGCGACGGGTGGGGGATAGCGGGCTGGTCGATGGGCGGCACCTGCGCGGTGGACCTGACCCTGATGCACCCGGATATGTTCCGGTCGTTCGTCGACATCGCCGGCGATCTGCGACCGAACACGGGAGACAAGACGCAGACGATCAACCGGCTCTTCGGCGGGGACACCGACGCCTGGGCGGCCTACGATCCGGTCACCATCCTGCGTCGCCACGGTCCGTACTCCGATGTCACAGCGTGGTTCGAGGTGCCCGTTTCCCAGCGCGGCGGAACCACTCACGATCCCACGGCGAATCCCGAGTCGCAGGATGTCGCTGCCACCACGCTGTGCAACGCGGCACGTACCGATGCGATCGCTTGCTCGGTGCAGACGGCTCCGGGCCGGCATGACTGGGCATTCGCCGCCAATGCCTTTGGCGCCGCACTACCGTGGCTGGCCGGTCAGCTGAACACGCCCGGCGTGGCAGCGACCGACCTGCCGCCGTCGACGGTGGGGCAGCAACCCACCAACGTCCAGGCCGCGCCGCGTTAG
- a CDS encoding TetR/AcrR family transcriptional regulator: MAGRPRVHAQRRQGHTARDEILDAAGELFTATGYAGTSTRAIAEAVGVRQASLYHYFKTKDDILCALLEQTVAPTLGFIPSLLGTEPALTADEHLHALAAFDGAQLMSGRWNLGALYLLPELREAKLEPFWSDRERLRLHYLSVSRALSRRTGVHEAAADLPFRLVESLVNVWSMPPGPERCEMPFHVADACMRVLGIPDDAAAALRSRSHREIDRHNENSSSDP, translated from the coding sequence ATGGCAGGAAGACCACGGGTACACGCCCAGCGCCGGCAGGGGCACACCGCTCGTGACGAAATCCTCGACGCCGCAGGCGAATTGTTCACCGCTACCGGCTACGCGGGAACATCGACGCGGGCGATCGCCGAAGCGGTCGGCGTCCGCCAGGCGTCCCTCTACCACTACTTCAAGACCAAGGACGACATCCTGTGCGCGCTGCTCGAGCAGACCGTTGCGCCGACCCTCGGGTTCATCCCGAGCCTGCTGGGCACCGAACCCGCATTGACCGCCGATGAACATCTGCACGCCTTGGCGGCGTTCGACGGCGCCCAACTGATGTCCGGCCGGTGGAATCTCGGTGCGCTCTATCTGTTGCCCGAACTGCGTGAAGCCAAGCTTGAACCGTTCTGGTCGGACCGGGAGCGGCTTCGGCTGCACTATCTGTCTGTGAGTCGCGCGCTGAGCCGGCGGACCGGCGTTCATGAAGCGGCCGCCGACCTCCCGTTCCGGCTCGTCGAATCGTTGGTCAACGTGTGGTCGATGCCGCCCGGTCCGGAACGTTGCGAGATGCCGTTCCACGTGGCAGATGCTTGTATGCGCGTCCTGGGCATCCCCGACGATGCGGCCGCGGCCCTGCGTTCGCGTAGCCACCGCGAAATCGACAGGCATAACGAGAACAGCTCATCCGACCCGTAG
- the nrdF gene encoding class 1b ribonucleoside-diphosphate reductase subunit beta, with product MKLIDRVSAINWNRLQDEKDAEVWDRLTGNFWLPEKVPVSNDIPSWGTLTAHEKQLTMRVFTGLTLLDTIQGTVGAVSLIPDALTPHEEAVYTNIAFMESVHARSYSNIFSTLCSTAEIDDAFRWSEENPNLQRKAEIVMQYYKGDEPLKRKVASTLLESFLFYSGFYLPMYWSSRAKLTNTADMIRLIIRDEAVHGYYIGYKYQRGLALVDEEKRTELKDYTYELLFELYDNEVEYTQDLYDEVGLTEDVKKFLRYNANKALMNLGYEALFPKDETDVNPAILSALSPNADENHDFFSGSGSSYVIGKAVNTEDEDWDF from the coding sequence ATGAAGCTGATCGACCGTGTCTCAGCGATCAACTGGAACCGTCTCCAGGATGAGAAGGACGCCGAGGTCTGGGATCGGCTCACCGGAAATTTCTGGTTGCCGGAGAAGGTGCCGGTGTCCAACGACATCCCGTCGTGGGGCACGCTCACCGCGCACGAGAAGCAGCTCACCATGCGGGTGTTCACCGGCCTGACGCTGCTGGACACCATCCAGGGCACGGTCGGCGCGGTCAGCCTGATCCCCGATGCGCTCACCCCGCACGAGGAAGCCGTCTACACCAACATCGCCTTCATGGAGTCAGTGCACGCCCGCAGCTACTCCAACATCTTCTCGACGCTGTGCTCGACGGCCGAGATCGACGACGCGTTCCGCTGGTCGGAGGAGAACCCGAACCTGCAGCGCAAGGCCGAGATCGTCATGCAGTACTACAAGGGTGACGAGCCGCTCAAGCGCAAAGTGGCCTCCACGCTGCTGGAGAGCTTCCTGTTCTACTCGGGCTTCTACCTGCCGATGTACTGGAGCAGCCGGGCCAAGCTGACCAACACCGCCGACATGATCCGGCTGATCATCCGCGACGAAGCCGTGCACGGCTACTACATCGGCTACAAGTACCAGCGCGGGCTGGCCCTGGTCGACGAGGAAAAGCGTACGGAGCTCAAGGATTACACCTATGAGCTGCTCTTCGAGCTCTACGACAACGAGGTCGAGTACACCCAGGACCTCTACGACGAGGTCGGGCTGACCGAGGACGTCAAGAAGTTCCTGCGCTACAACGCCAACAAGGCGCTGATGAACCTCGGCTACGAGGCGCTGTTCCCCAAGGACGAGACCGATGTGAACCCGGCGATCCTGTCCGCGCTCTCGCCGAATGCCGACGAGAACCACGACTTCTTCTCGGGGTCGGGCTCGTCGTATGTCATCGGCAAGGCTGTCAACACCGAAGACGAGGACTGGGACTTCTAG
- a CDS encoding TetR/AcrR family transcriptional regulator yields the protein MRRTSRSHSSDSPGVKVDARSERWREHRKKVRSEIVDASFRAIDRLGPEVSLREIAEEAGTAKPKIYRHFADKSDLFQAIGERLRDMLWSAIFPVINLGADPAREVIRRSVEQYVLLVDEHPNVLRFLIQGRFAEQSESTMRALNEGRGITLAMADMFSNELREMELDGAAIELAAFATFGACASSTDWWLGTEEDSPRRMPAEEFVNHLTTIMVGSINGTCELLGIWIDPDLPLHEGVQRRQHAS from the coding sequence GTGCGGCGAACGTCGAGATCACATTCCAGCGATAGCCCGGGCGTCAAGGTTGACGCCCGTAGCGAGCGCTGGCGTGAGCACCGAAAGAAGGTGCGGTCGGAAATCGTCGACGCCTCGTTCCGGGCGATCGACCGGTTGGGCCCCGAGGTCAGCCTGCGGGAGATCGCCGAAGAGGCCGGTACGGCCAAGCCGAAGATCTACCGTCACTTCGCCGACAAGTCCGACCTGTTCCAGGCGATCGGCGAGCGGCTGCGCGACATGCTGTGGTCGGCGATCTTCCCGGTGATCAACCTCGGTGCCGATCCGGCCCGGGAAGTCATCCGCCGCAGCGTCGAACAGTACGTGCTGCTGGTCGACGAACACCCCAACGTGCTGCGGTTCCTGATTCAGGGCCGATTCGCCGAACAGAGCGAATCGACCATGCGCGCACTCAACGAGGGCCGCGGCATCACGCTGGCGATGGCCGACATGTTCTCCAACGAGCTGCGCGAGATGGAGCTGGACGGGGCCGCGATCGAACTGGCGGCGTTCGCCACCTTCGGTGCGTGCGCATCGTCCACGGACTGGTGGCTGGGCACCGAAGAGGACAGCCCGCGCCGGATGCCGGCCGAGGAGTTCGTCAACCACCTGACCACGATCATGGTCGGTTCCATCAACGGCACCTGTGAATTGCTCGGCATCTGGATCGACCCGGATCTGCCGCTTCACGAGGGTGTCCAGCGTCGCCAGCACGCCAGCTGA